In the genome of Triticum urartu cultivar G1812 chromosome 5, Tu2.1, whole genome shotgun sequence, one region contains:
- the LOC125508822 gene encoding uncharacterized protein LOC125508822: protein MYYPPSSPSVVFSLRMHSARAIEPRMGMAATNNNNVSAVAPPPSSMWTSTSRRWRPSLASGLRAALACTIVGVVSVYAPPPLQRHLTFPAFSYVVTVIIVTDATVGTALRATASALHATVMGAVPSVLALWLAHRTGAAESVLATSAVVALSTFAVALPESPGPVAKRIALGQIIIIYVAKFRRGDRTSHELVLEHPANVVLCTALGVAAALLAVLLPCPRLATREVEDKSRAYMETAAERVRVLVDAFLLTANDTACADDGQETAAASGRRRRWCMAACMSQANRLASASAALLRRMAAVKGDLQWERVPAVLRRWMPQQAVVDHGRIEMPIKGMEIALTSAAIAGSSPMICSSWLEHMRDQIRLSMLTTHRHHHCSSTATTSVAMTKTTINKQSPLMLTNDTMTTLLPERHEELSPFLFLFSMHLLRHGTLQQLASSHPDQTKTTNSKVTPAATNAEDSTDDDDVFYLSEEEEDEEVQASSGEEEEGQLQEHGAPNKTGHMETTSKKQEKKKSVWLRWGLEWERVVTAAKCAVSLGLAVLLGLLFNNDHGFWSGLIVATTMTAGRDSTWAVAIARAHGTAIGSVYGVLGCLLSQQPHLMELRFLALLPWIVLATFLKRSHAYGPAGGVAAALSGIIIVGRRYDEAPMAFTITRLVETFIGLSCTVATDLVFQRKARPTARARAQLHRCIAALRECVVGLTPTSSAKQQQQQQHKTLLEQVALLKKYAAEAGSEPNFLWLAPFPTSCYDKVHGSLSRIAQLIGLYQHARAVLIDNAGGSRQLGADMKRFHGALSASLEALLEEEDVDLEAGKGIFCEDMAVVRSFLGHAREALSQQQQQEEEEQLAAVCLGSIGFCMGEMMKEAQQLEAHMLNLSLQPSR from the exons ATGTACTACCCACCAAGCTCTCCATCTGTCGTCTTCTCACTTCGCATGCACTCTGCGCGCGCGATCGAGCCGAGAATGGGCATGGCCGCAACCAACAACAACAACGTGAGCGCGgtggcgccgccgccgtcgtccatGTGGACCAGCACGAGCCGGCGCTGGCGCCCGTCCCTCGCGTCGGGCCTCCGCGCCGCCCTGGCCTGCACCATCGTGGGCGTCGTGTCCGTCTACGCGCCGCCGCCTCTGCAGCGCCACCTCACCTTCCCCGCCTTCTCCTACGTCGTGACCGTCATCATCGTCACGGACGCCACCGTGGGCACCGCCCTGCGCGCGACGGCCAGCGCGCTCCACGCCACCGTCATGGGCGCCGTCCCCTCCGTCCTGGCGCTGTGGCTGGCGCACCGCACGGGCGCCGCCGAGTCGGTGCTGGCCACGTCGGCCGTGGTGGCGCTGAGCACGTTCGCGGTGGCGCTGCCGGAGTCGCCGGGCCCCGTGGCGAAGCGGATCGCGCTGGGGCAGATCATCATCATCTACGTGGCCAAGTTCAGGCGAGGGGACCGCACGAGCCACGAGCTGGTGCTGGAGCACCCCGCCAACGTGGTGCTGTGCACGGCGCTGGGGGTGGCGGCCGCCTTGCTGGCGGTGCTGCTCCCGTGCCCGCGGCTGGCCACCCGGGAGGTGGAGGACAAGAGCAGGGCGTACATGGAGACCGCGGCGGAGAGGGTGAGGGTGCTCGTCGACGCGTTCCTCCTCACCGCCAACGACACCGCCTGCGCGGATGATGGCCAGGAAACAGCCGCGGCCTCTGGTAGACGGCGGCGATGGTGCATGGCAGCGTGCATGTCACAGGCCAACCGTCTCGCGTCCGCAAGCGCCGCCCTCCTCCGCCGCATGGCCGCCGTTAAG GGAGATTTGCAGTGGGAGAGAGTGCCAGCAGTGCTCAGGCGGTGGATGCCGCAGCAGGCGGTGGTAGACCACGGCCGCATCGAGATGCCCATCAAGGGAATGGAGATTGCGCTCACCAGCGCTGCCATCGCCGGCAGCAGCCCTATGATCTGCAGCAGCTGGTTGGAGCATATGAGAGACCAGATACGCCTCTCCATGCTCACTACACATCGCCACCACCACTGCAGCAGCACCGCCACCACCAGCGTCGCCATGACCAAGACGACCATCAACAAGCAATCACCATTAATGTTGACAAACGATACGATGACGACGTTGTTGCCGGAGAGGCACGAGGAGCTGTCTcctttcctcttcctcttctccaTGCATCTCCTCCGTCATGGCACCCTGCAGCAGTTGGCCTCCTCCCATCCGGATCAGACCAAGACTACCAACAGCAAGGTAACTCCGGCAGCGACAAATGCCGAGGATTCGACCGACGATGACGATGTCTTCTACCTGTCCGAAGAAGAGGAGGACGAAGAGGTACAGGCCAGCagtggagaagaagaagaaggtcaATTGCAAGAACATGGGGCGCCAAATAAGACTGGCCACATGGAGACGACATCCAAGAAGCAGGAGAAGAAGAAAAGCGTGTGGCTGAGGTGGGGGCTGGAATGGGAGAGAGTGGTGACGGCGGCCAAGTGCGCCGTGTCGCTGGGCCTCGCCGTCCTTCTCGGCCTCCTCTTCAACAACGACCACGGCTTCTGGTCCGGCCTCATCGTCGCCACCACCATGACCGCCGGCCGCGACTCCACATGGGCCGTGGCCATCGCGCGTGCCCACGGCACCGCCATCGGTTCCGTCTATGGCGTGCTGGGCTGCCTCCTCTCACAACAGCCGCACCTCATGGAGCTCCGCTTCCTGGCGCTCCTCCCCTGGATCGTCCTCGCCACCTTTCTCAAGCGCAGCCATGCATACGGCCCTGCCGGCGGTGTTGCTGCCGCGCTGTCCGGCATCATCATCGTGGGACGGAGGTACGACGAGGCGCCCATGGCCTTCACGATCACCAGGCTCGTGGAGACCTTCATTGGCCTGTCCTGCACCGTCGCGACGGACCTCGTGTTCCAGCGCAAGGCAAGGCCGACCGCCAGGGCCAGGGCGCAGCTCCACCGCTGCATCGCCGCGCTGCGGGAGTGCGTGGTTGGACTCACACCCACGTCGTCAgcgaagcagcagcagcagcagcagcacaaGACGTTGCTGGAGCAGGTGGCGCTGCTGAAGAAGTACGCGGCGGAGGCGGGCAGCGAGCCGAACTTTCTGTGGCTGGCGCCGTTCCCGACCAGCTGCTACGACAAGGTTCATGGCAGCCTGAGCAGGATCGCGCAGCTGATTGGGCTCTACCAGCACGCCCGAGCCGTTCTCATCGACAACGCCGGCGGCAGCCGGCAGCTAGGCGCAGACATGAAGCGCTTCCACGGCGCCCTCTCCGCATCCCTGGAGGCACTGCTGGAGGAGGAGGACGTCGACCTTGAGGCCGGCAAAGGAATCTTCTGCGAAGATATGGCGGTGGTCAGGTCCTTCCTCGGCCATGCAAGGGAGGCACTGTCACAGCAGCAACagcaggaggaagaagagcagTTGGCTGCTGTTTGCCTGGGCTCGATTGGGTTTTGCATGGGTGAGATGATGAAGGAGGCACAGCAGCTGGAGGCTCACATGCTGAACCTCAGCCTCCAACCTAGTCGCTGA